CACCGAGTGCAGTTTATAGTGCACTCGGTGCGTTCACGCAAGACCCTTCGTCATGTCGGAACTTCCCTCCCCCGCCCCCTCCATCGCCGATGACTCCGACGATGCGTCGTCTGAAGGCCTGAGAGCGCGCAAGCGTCGCGAGACGCGCATCCGCATTGCCGAGACCGCCCTGCGCCTGTTCCTCAGCGATGGCTTCGACGGCACCACGCTGGACGTCATCGCCGAGGCATCGGGCATTTCCCGACGCACCTTCTTCTCCTACTTCAAGTCCAAGGACGACATCCTGCTGTTCTGGCAGGACGCCCACTGGCGCGCCATCTACGACGACGTGCTGAAGACGTCGCCGGACGCCTCCCCGCTGCAGGCGGTGCGAGACATCATGGTCAAGCACATGGCCCGCTACACGACCGAGGAGATGGTGGCCATCGACACCCTGATGCGGTCCAGCCCCACCCTCATGTCGCGCAAGCAGGCCTTCTACGGCGAGCAGGAGCAGGCGCTCTTCGGCAAGCTCTGCGAGGTGTGGCGCCAACCCGAGCGGCGCCCGGCGCTGCGCTTGGTGGCCATGGTGTCGATGGGCGCCATGCGACTGACCACCCAGACCTGGAATGAGCTGCCCAGTCCTCGCAAGCCGATGGCCAAGTTGCTTCGCGAGACCTTCGAGAGCTTGAAGTCGGAGCTGTGACGGCCGAGCTGTGAAGTCGGCGCTGTGAGGTCGGCGCTGTGAGGTCAGCGCTGTCAACTTCAGGCCGTGAGGTCGGCGCAGTGATGCCCAGTGCCGAGGCCAGGAGCGAGGCTTGCCCTACCAGCGGTCACCTTTCCTCCCGATTTGGAGATCCGCATGGCTACGAAGAAGAAGTCCTCGCCGAAGACTGGCCGCGTCGATGCCGCGCACGCCGCCACCACGCCCACCATCAGCAAATCGCCTCAAGGGCAGTCGCAGGAGACCCAGCGTTATGGCGACGTGGTCAAGATGCCGCACGGCCTCTCGGAAGCCGTGGTGAAGAAGAGCGTGGCCTCGCTCAACCAGGTGCTGGCCGACACCATCACCCTGCGCGACATGTACAAGAAGCATCACTGGCAGGTGGTCGGCCCCACCTTCAACCAGCTGCATCTGCTGTTCGACAAGCATTTCGAAGCCCAGGTCGAACTCGTCGACCTGCTGGCCGAGCGCATCCAGATCCTCGGCGGTGTCGCCCTGGCCATGGCGCCGGACATTGCCGAAGAGACCCGCATTCCTCGCCCGCCCCGCGGTCGCGAACCCGCCACCGTCCAGCTCAGCCGGCTGATCGAGGCGCACACCATGATCCTGACCTATGCCCGCGAGCATGCCGAAAAGGCCAGCGATGCCGGCGACGCGGGCACCGATGACCTGCTGGTCAGCGACGTGGTGCGGACCAACGAGCTGCAGGTGTGGTTCCTGTCCGAGCATCTGGTGGCGGCTTCGCCGATCTGACGCCGGCCGCGCCAACGCGCTCGCCGCCAGCCCCTTCCCTCGCGCCGCAACGCACTTGGGAAGGGGCTCGCCGCCCTTGGTTAGATCCCGTCCCGAGGAGACCGACGTGAGTGACGACAAGACGAAGACCGGCAACCAGGACCGCAGCCGAATCAACCTCAGCGAAGACTACGAGGTCCGCTACTGGAGCTCGAAATTCGGCGTGACCGCGGAGCAGCTCGAAGCGGCGGTCCAGGCCGTGGGCAACAGCGCCGCCGCCGTGCAAGCGCATTTGAAGAACGCCGCGCAGTGAGCGGCGCCGGCCGAGCTGACCGCGCGACCTGAAGTCACGGCAGCATCACGGTCGCACCACGGTCGCACCACGGTCGCATGGCCGTCGCACAGCCCCACTGCGCGCGATGCAGACCTGCGCTCTAATGGCAGCCACTGTCGACCGCATCGGTCCTGCAGCGACGCAGGGCCCGCCTGGCCGACGCTCATCTGCGAGAGCCCTCATGACCCTTCCCCGCTTCTATCCGATTGGTACTCCCGGCGTGCCCTGGGGTGAGCCTGAGCGCACCGCCTGGCGCGAGCGGCAGGTGCGTTCACGACGTTACGACGAGGACGTCGTGGCCCGTGTCGATGCCATGGCCGATCGGTTTGAGGTCGTCCGCTATGGCCAACTCCGCTATGGGCCTGACGACTTTGCGTTGATGGCGCTGAAGTCCCGCCCTTGGCGTGCGGACCTGCCGGTGGCCCTGGTCACCGGCGGCGTGCATGGCTACGAGACCAGCGGCGTGCTGGGCGCGCTCGAGTTCGCCGAATCGCATGCCGCCGCTTACGAGGACCGTGTGAACCTGCTGATCGCGCCGTGCGTGAGCCCGTGGGCGTATGAGCGCATCTGCCGCTGGAACTATCACGCCATCGATCCCAATCGTCAGTTCGGCGCCAGCCGTGAGTCGGAAGAAGCCAGCGCCCTGATCGCCCTGGGCACGCCCTACCTCGGCCAGTTCCTGCTGCACATCGATCTGCACGAGACCACCGACACCGACGCCAGCGAGTTCGATCCCGCCAAGGCCGCCCGCGATGGCGGCCAGCCCCAACGCGATTCGATTCCGGACGGCTTCTACCTGGTGGGCAACAGCGAGGGTTTCCGGCGTGACTTCCATGAGGCGGTCATCGCCGCGGTCGAGCAGGTGACCCACATTGCACCGCCCGACGCCGCCGGTCAGATCATCGGCTGTCCGGTCGTCGCCAAGGGCATCATCTCGTTTCCGGTGCGGCAGTCCGGCCTGTGCGAAGGCTTCACCGGCGCGACCTTCTCCACCACCACCGAGGTCTATCCGGACAGCCCACGCACCTCCCCGCAGGAATGCGTGAAGGCACAGGTGACCGCCGTGCGGGCCGCGCTCGACTTCGCCCTGGCCCACGCGTGAGCGCAGCGGGCCTTACGCCAACACCGCGTCCGCCTCAGCCTGTGGCCGCACGCCCAGCGGCAGCACGCACAGCGTGACCCCGTCCAGGGTCAGCACCAGACCCAACTGAGCGCCGATCTGCATCACGCCGCACCCGGTCGTCGGCGATGCGGGCGACGCCGCAGCATCTTCCCGCCCGGCCAACGCCCGCGC
The Roseateles amylovorans genome window above contains:
- a CDS encoding TetR/AcrR family transcriptional regulator yields the protein MSELPSPAPSIADDSDDASSEGLRARKRRETRIRIAETALRLFLSDGFDGTTLDVIAEASGISRRTFFSYFKSKDDILLFWQDAHWRAIYDDVLKTSPDASPLQAVRDIMVKHMARYTTEEMVAIDTLMRSSPTLMSRKQAFYGEQEQALFGKLCEVWRQPERRPALRLVAMVSMGAMRLTTQTWNELPSPRKPMAKLLRETFESLKSEL
- a CDS encoding M14 family metallopeptidase; the encoded protein is MTLPRFYPIGTPGVPWGEPERTAWRERQVRSRRYDEDVVARVDAMADRFEVVRYGQLRYGPDDFALMALKSRPWRADLPVALVTGGVHGYETSGVLGALEFAESHAAAYEDRVNLLIAPCVSPWAYERICRWNYHAIDPNRQFGASRESEEASALIALGTPYLGQFLLHIDLHETTDTDASEFDPAKAARDGGQPQRDSIPDGFYLVGNSEGFRRDFHEAVIAAVEQVTHIAPPDAAGQIIGCPVVAKGIISFPVRQSGLCEGFTGATFSTTTEVYPDSPRTSPQECVKAQVTAVRAALDFALAHA
- a CDS encoding Dps family protein, encoding MATKKKSSPKTGRVDAAHAATTPTISKSPQGQSQETQRYGDVVKMPHGLSEAVVKKSVASLNQVLADTITLRDMYKKHHWQVVGPTFNQLHLLFDKHFEAQVELVDLLAERIQILGGVALAMAPDIAEETRIPRPPRGREPATVQLSRLIEAHTMILTYAREHAEKASDAGDAGTDDLLVSDVVRTNELQVWFLSEHLVAASPI
- a CDS encoding DUF3606 domain-containing protein; translated protein: MSDDKTKTGNQDRSRINLSEDYEVRYWSSKFGVTAEQLEAAVQAVGNSAAAVQAHLKNAAQ